The Pontibacter sp. SGAir0037 DNA segment AGCGATAAATTTAAACTTGATGGGGCAACCTGTACTTCTGTTCGAAACATTTTTGAGGGGGTATACAAAAGCTGTAAGTTACAAATTATCAGTTAATGCTACAGTAAGGGAATTAATAGCAGGCGTCTTATTGATGATGTATGATTAATTTTATACTTTGCGTAAGTGCTTACTCATTATTTTATTCCGCTTTAAGTAAGTTGCTCCCTTCAGCAGAAGCATCGAAAGGTTGAATAATAGTTTTCGCTACATCACCAAATTTTGCACATAAGTTACTAAATAGCTTAAAACTGAGAGGTAGAAATGAAAGATAATACAACAGATAACTCTGAACTCTCATTATGGCTAGCCTTCAAAAGAGGTGATGAGGAGACTTTTATAGCTATCTACCAAAAATATGTGAACGTATTATATAAGTATGGGACCCAGATCACGTCTGACCAAGATTTAGTGAAAGATTGCATTCAGAGCCTTTTTATTGAGTTATGGGATCGCAGGGAAAGATTGGGCAACACCGATTCTATCAAGTTTTACCTTTTCAAGTCCCTGAAAAGGAAGATTGTAGAGGAACTTATGGCTCAGCAAAAGAAGGTAAGTATGTCTGCCCTCGAAGAAGGCTATCGCTTTGACCTGGTAATGCCCTTTGAGCAAAAACTTATTGTTTCGCAGGCTGAGTCTGAACAGAAACAAAAGCTCTCGAAGGTATTGGAGCAACTCACCAAACGCCAAAGAGAAGCTATTTACCTTTATTTTTATAATGAAATGACATACGAAGAAGTGGCTGCCCTGATGTCGCTCAAAGTAGCTTCTGTATACGATCTTATTAGTGATGGCCTTAAGAAACTGAGAAGCAGCATGAATAAAATAGACTTTATGTATGCCTGGTTATTGTTTATGCTACTCCGGTTCTCCTCATTACTTTAATCTAACAGGTAACACGGTGCCTTGCAAAGTTACAGCACCGTATGCTACTCATTCCCTATTGATTATAGTAAGAAAAAACTGATTAAGCAACTATATACTTGCTTGAATCATAGTACCTTAAACACCCAGATAGATAAAGCTTTCATTTCTTTTCAAAAAAAATTTCAGAAAAAACACCGAGATTTTACCAACCAATTCCTTTGTTGTGTAAGAGCTCACTTATGCCACCAAACATGAACGACAACTATAAAAATGCAGATGAGTTATTGGCGAATGAGCTCTTCGTAAAGTGGCTGCAGCATCCGGATGCTGACACAAATGCTTATTGGGAATCGTGGCTTTCCCGGCATCCAGAGCAAAGAGGAGCAGTAGAAGAAGCTAAAAGAATACTGCAGCATGTTGCGTTTGATGACTGGAGTTTATCTGAGGAGGATTCGCAGCTGATGCTGCAAAACATATTAGCTAATAAGAACCCGGCTGTCACACCACCTGCCAAACAAGAGGCAAAAATACATCACTTATCCAACTGGTTATCCGGCTGGAATATGGCGGCAGCGGCGGCAGTTGTGTTGCTTCTGTTGGCGGGAGTTGGCTTTTACTTGCTCTCAAACCAGCAGAAAACGTTGCAGTACGCTACTGCCTATGGCGAAATTAAGACGATCCTGCTGCCCGATAGCTCTGAAGTGGTTTTAAATGCCAACTCAAAGCTGAAGTGGAACGAGAACTGGGATGGCACTACTGACCGGCAGGTCTGGCTCGAAGGCGAGGGTTTTTTCTCAGTACTGAAGAAGAGGAGGGCAACCGCAAAAGAAGGTGATGTAAAATTTACAGTGCATACCCAGAACATGGATGTAGAAGTGCTTGGTACAGAATTTAATGTAAAAGAAAGGCCTTCTGAAACCAGGGTGGTGCTAAACTCAGGCAAAGTTAGGCTCAGTATCAATGCTTTAAAGAAGGAGGAACCTGTTTATATGGAGCCGGGAGAATCGGTTAAACTCAATAAAAACAGTATTGAAAAAACTCTGGTGAAAGCAGGTGATTTTAGCGCCTGGCAAAAAAGGAAGCTGGTTCTGAATAATACAACAGTAGCAGATGTCGCTAACATTTTAAATGACATTTATGGCGTTCAGGTAATTTTCAGAAATCCGTTAACCGCTAACCGGGTTCTGAACGGAACGCTGCCGACAAACGATCAGGCGGCCTTACTTAACGCTCTTGCAACCACTCTTGGAGTAGAGATACAGGTCGAAGGGCGGCAGGTTATCGTTCACGAATAACATATGACATGGTGTATATACCGGATATCTCCAATACTTGCATACCAATGGACTTTAAATGAATAGCAGATTATAATTATTTCGCCTGAATAGTTGCACCCTGAAAGGGTTACTCCTGTGCTATTGTTTCGGGTTTCAACTGGCTTTGGAAAAGCCGGACAGGCATGCTATTGCCTCACCTATACCGACTACATAACTATTTTCTTTCTATGAGTATACAATTACGAACAACAAACAGGAAAGTCTTACTGGTAGTGGCAACGCTGCACCTAGGCGCTTTCTCGTTTCCAGGTATGGCCCAGCACCAGGATCCATTTATAAGCATGCGATCCACGGACAACGCTGCTGCCACGCAAAAAAGAATGCTAAAAGATGTGCTGTACGAGATTGAGGAAAGATACGGTGTCAGTATTATCTACGAAGGAAGTCTGCTCGATAAATTCTCCGTTGTCAACAAGCCGCATGAGCACAGCAAAATTGGAGGTAAAGTAGAAGATGTACTAAAAGAACTGCTACAGCCTTTCAATATCTCCTACAAGAAAGGCGATAATAACATCTATATTATCCAACCCTTACAGTCTGAAGCTCCGGCTGCCCCGGATCAGAAAGTCAGCCCCTCCAGGAGCCATACCGAAAAAGCGCCCAAAGCAGCAGTTATCACGCTCCGAGGCAGAGTCGTAGATGAGAAAGGAGAAGGAATGCCAGGTGTTACGGTGGTTTTAAAAGGTACAGCCACCGGAGTATCAACAGACTACAACGGCAACTTTACCATGGAGGTGCCAGACCAGGCAGGTATACTGGTGTTTTCTTTCCTGGGGTATAAAATCCAGGAAGTTGCTGTTGGCAGCCAGACAACCTTTAACATATCCCTGGAGCCGGACAGCAAAAGCCTCGAAGAAGTAGTGGTGGTAGGCTATGGCACGATGGCTAAAAGTGACTTAACAGGCTCTGTTGCATCGTTAAAAGGCACAGACCTGAACAGAACTCCCACTTCCTCTGTAGACCAGTTGCTACAGGGTAAGATTCCAGGGGTACAGGTGATAGCCCCTTCCGGCGAGCCGGGCGCGGGTGCTACCATCCGAATCAGGGGAGTAAGCTCCGTACGAGGCTCGAACAGCCCGCTTGTAGTGGTAGATGGCTTCCCTTGGGGTGATGCAGGAAACCTGAAACAGATAAACCCGGAAGACATTGAATCGATTGAAGTATTGAAAGATGCCTCTGCAGCCGCCATTTACGGTTCCCGTGGAGCAAACGGTGTTATTCTGGTAACGACTAAAAAGGGCAAGGAAGGTAAGTCCAGGATAAACCTGAGTACGCTAACCACTGTGTCTACCTTAGCCAATAAACTGGATGTTTGGTCTGACCCGGTTGACCTGGCCATAATTGATAATGAAGCCAGGATGAATGCAGGACTACAGCCTTTGTTTGAGGGAGCAGATTACCTGGGCACTTACTACCCTTCCATTGCCGAGCTCAGGGGGGAAGATCCAGAAAGGCCCAGATGGCCCCACCGTGTATACTGGCCGGACTTAGTTTACCGCAACCCGATTACCCATACCTATACACTTACAGCTACCGGCGGAAACGATCGAACCAAATACTCCCTTTCCGGTAACTATTACAATGAGCAAGGGCTGGCTATCAGAAACGACTATAAGCGGTACAATGGCCGTGTAAACTTAGAGCAAAAGCTACTGAACAACCTTACAGCAGGTGTAAACCTGATCATGACACATACACAACGTAACGGTGGCGGGCTTTCTGCTGGTCGCTCTCCCATTTTCCCGGTCTACAACGAAGATGGTAGTTACTTCAGGATAGGCTCGCTCGACTATAACCACCCTTTGGCCCGGGCCTACGAGGTGCTTAATACCAACAAAGCAATTGATGTACTAGGCTCGCTCTCACTGAACTGGGAAATTAATAGCTGGCTTTCCTTCAGAACACAGGTGAGCAATAAGTATGGAAGCTCTATCAACGATTGGTACGAGCCCCGCGAAGCCACCTATACCGGCTATCAGTTCCAGGGCTTTGGCGCCATTGATAACTGGTCGGGCAACGAATTGCTGAACGAGAACTATTTTACCATCCAGAAAAGCTTTAACGAAGTACATAACCTGAATCTGGTGGCAGGCTATACTACCCAGTTGTCTACCTCCCGAGGCTCCAGGTTAGAAGGAAGAGACTTTGTGAATGATGTATTGCGCAACGAAAACATTAATACGGCACAGGAGCAGGTTGCCACAAACTGGTTAAGCCGATCGTTGCTAAACTCCTACATAGGCCGGGCAACTTACTCGCTGCTAGACCGCTACTTGTTTACCTTTACGGCGCGTGCGGATGGCTCGTCGAAATTTGGTCCGAACAACAAATGGGCCTTTTTCCCATCAGCAGCCATTGCCTGGAAAATACAGGAAGAAAGCTTTATGCAAGCATTGCCTGCAGTCTCTGAAGCCAAGATACGCTTAAGCTATGGCCTTACCGGAAACCAGGGAATTAGCCCTTACCAGACTCTCGACAGGCTGGGTTCCGGGCGCTACTTTACCGACGGAGGCTTCCAGATTGGCTTTGGCCCGGGCATATTCGACTGGGACGGTTACAATAAAATATGGAGCGGCTTACCTAACCCAAGCTTAAAATGGGAGACTACCTCTCAGTTCAATGCCGGTATAGACCTCGGGTTACTGAATAACAGGTTCACTTTAACTGCCGACTATTACTATAAGCACACTACCGACCTGCTCCGCCAGTCTTACATTACCCCCTCCTCTGGTTACGATAGAATATGGGTAAACGACGGTATAATTGATAACTACGGCTTAGAACTTGGGCTAAACACACAAATCCTGACGGGGGAACTGCAGTGGAACCTTGGCGGGAACATTACCCTGAACAGGAACAAGGTAGTGAATATCGGCGGAGGGAATTTATTTGAGCCAAACGGCAGCACCATCGAAATGTTCCGGTCTTTTGTAGGCGTTTACATGAACGGGCAACCCATTAATGCGTTTTACGGGTACAAAACCGACGGAATCATTCAAACACTTGAAGAAGGCCTCGAAGCAGGCTTAACTGGAAGTATGGCTTACCCAGGGGAAATCAAGTATGTAGACCTTGACCGAAATGGTGTTATAGACGACAAAGACAGAACCATTATAGGCAATCCGAATCCTGATTTCCTTTATAGCATCAACACCAACCTGAGCTATAAGCGCTTTGATCTTTCAGCACAGCTTTATGGTGTGCACGGGAATGATGTTTTTGAATTCAACAAATTTTCGGCTCCAAGCAGACAACTACAGCGCTGGACACCAGATAACCCATCGGTCGAATACCCAAGTGTAAACTCGGCCAGAGGTTACTATGCATCCGACTTCTTTATTACCGATGGCTCATTTTTACGTGTGCAAAACATTGCCCTCGGATATAACCTTAAACCGGGGCTTATTAAAGGTGTGGAAAGCATGAGGGTATACCTCTCGGGCAATAACCTCTATACTTTTACGAGGTTTAATCCCGGCTATGATCCGGAGGTGTCGGAAAACGGGCAGCAATGGGGCTCTTATCCTCGTCCACGTGCCCTTTCTCTCGGCCTGAATATTGGATTTTAGTTTTTACAAAACATTCGCAGAAGTATGAAAATGAGAACATATATAGCTACCCTGCTGTTGGCCGGGGTAGTAACAGGGTGCAGTCTGGAAGAAGAACCATACGGCTTTACCTCTACCGAAAATTTTTATAAAACAGCGGCAGATGCCACTTCTGCCATCGTGTATGCCTACTCTATATTACCTGAAATTGAGTATTACTCCAGGAACTTTATCCTTGTAACAGAGCTACCGACTGAAAACGTTACGCTGAAACCTGATGCCGGGGCAAGTGAATTTGAGATAGATGGCTTAAGACCCAGGGCTGATAATGAGCAGCTCACTACATCTTGGCGCTATGCATACATCGGTATTAACCGTGCAAATGCGGTTATAGCCAATGTACCTGGTATCGGAAACATGGAGGCCACTTATCGGAACCATGTGGTTGGAGAGGCTTACTTCCTAAGGGCACTGCATTACTTTAACCTAGTGCGCTTGTTTGGAGAGGCCCCTGTGCGCACTACACCGGTTACCTCGCTCGACCAGATCAACTCTCCAAAATCGTCGATTCAGGAAATGTATAATCTGATTATTGCCGACCTAGAAAATGCCGCTGAACTCATGGACATGGCACGCAGGGAAGGCAGGGTAAACAAAGTAGCTGCCTGGGGTATGTTAGCAAAAGTATACGTGACTCTTGCATCGGCCAAGAGCACCAACTCCCCGGGCTACGACTTTGTGATGAATGCCGACGAGATGTATGCTTCAGCGAAGGCCTATTCAGAAAAGGTGCTTTACGACCAAAGCCTCTATAGCCTTGATCCGAGCCTGAAGAATATTTTCGATGTAACAAAAGAAGACGGCCCCGAGCATATTTTTAGTGTCTCGACTGACCGTACAGGCCCACAGGAAGGAAACTTCTCAAAGCTCCCCCTACTCTTTATCCCTTCCATTGATGGCGCTGTGTTCCGGTTAGAGGATGGTACTGCCGTTATGTCTGGCTGGAACCATTTAGTGATAGAGCCCGGACACTACAACAGTTATGCGGCCAATGATAAGCGTAAAACTGAATTAATTATTTCTAAGGTTATTGTAAATGGTACGGAACGAAACCTGGGTATTAACGACTATAGCCGCCCCTTTACCAGAAAATTTCTTGATCCGGGTCGTGTAGGAGAGCAGACAAGCGTGAATACTCCTGTGCTTCGCTTCTCAGATGTGATGTTGCTCTATGCAGAGGCAAGCGGTCCGACAGCAGAGGGCTACGAAGCCATGCGCCAAATCAGGGAAAGAGCCGGTTTGGGTCAGCTTCAGGGAGGGCTGAGTCCGCAACAATTCAGAAACGCCGTCATTCAGGAGAGGGCCTGGGAACTTGCTTTTGAAGGACACAGGCTCTTTGACCTGCGCAGAACAAATAAAATGGAAGAAGTGCTGGTAAACCAGCATGGCAAGGCAATTGAGAGTGGTGCCTACTTCTTCGATATTCCACAACGTGAAGTTGATGCTAATCCCAACCTTTAATTTACAGCATTATGAAATTCATGAATCGTTTTTTAACCTTAGTCGCACTAATTATAACATCTCTTACGCACTATAGCTGCACAAAAGACCCCTTCGATGACATTGTAAGCCACGAGCGTGCCATCATGTCTTTTAAGATAGCAGACGGACAAATTGGCCCGGCTATAATCGACAGGGCAGCCTCTAAGGTAACTGTTACCTTACTGATGCAGGAGGACACTGACCTTACAAAAGTAGCACCTCAAATTATGGCCTCTTATAAGGCCGGCATAAGCCCCGCCTCCGGCGAACCGGTAAACTTTGCCGCAAACGGGAACAAAATGACTTATACGGTAACATCTGAGTCGGGCCAAAAAAGAGATTGGACTGTGGAGATTGTGCCGTTTACAGAAACTTTGTTGGGCACCTATGATATAAAGGGACTGGTTGTATATGGAGGTACCGGACCAGAGTACGGGGGCGGAGCCGTTTTACACATGACAGATAAACCTTGGGTGTGGCCAGCATCTGACGGACCGGCTGTTGAGCTGGACAACGTCCTGACATTTGAGTATACAGGTGTTACAGATGAAGGAAATACCTATGGTACCGTGATCAACGATGCAGGTCCGGATGGTAAGTATGCCGACTTCCGGTTCGTGCTGAACCCACAAACGAATGTAAATTCATTTTACAGGAAAATCCCCAAAGGGCAAGGCACCTGGGTGCGCAACTATGCGAACAACACCGTTACGTTTACCTTTGAGGATGGCGGAACTGCAACAGGCACTTTTATTGGCCCCGGCAACATTGCCTTAGGCAATAACCTCTCTAAAACAGTTACCGATAATGCGTTTGAGTTCACCCTGAACGGCACTGACGACTGGGATAATATTTATTCTGATTATGATAAGTTCGTGAAACGGCCCAGAAGGTTCTGGGTTGACGTAAAAAAACGCTAGCACAAGGTGCTGAGGCAATAAACCGGCCTCAGTACCTGCTCCATGCAGATAACACCGCTAGTTTCTCCAACCACTTTACTATTGAAATGAATAGACTACAATACTCTAAAATAATAATGGGACTGGTTTTCTTTCTTTCGGCCTGTAGCGGAAACTCAGGCGGAGATGCACCTGCCCCGGACGAAAAACCCGATAAGTTTATCCCTGATACCCCTTTTAAAACCTTGAGGTACCTGTACAGCATCTCCGGAGATAAAACAGTAGCAGGCATGCACAACCGTGAGCCCAATGCTACTCCTGCGCGGTGGACAGAGCAAATAAAGACTGTAACAGGTAAATACCCGGGGCTGTGGAGCGGAGATTTCCTCTTTCAGGCAGAAAATATCAACAATCGTCAAACTATGGTAAATGAAGCGCTGGCGCAGTGGCGGAAGGGTGCGATCATTAACATAATGTGGCATGCCTGTAACCCGGCCTTATCACAGCCCTGCGGCTGGGACAATAATGGCGTATTAAGCAGTCTTTCGGATGAGCAGTGGGCAGAATTAATTACCGACGGCACCAGCTTAAACAACCGTTGGAAAGCCATGATGGATGAGGTAAGTGTTTACCTGCAATTTTTAGAGGACAATGGAGTAGAGGTGCTTTGGCGGCCTTTGCACGAAATGAACCAGGGGGCATTTTGGTGGGGAGGTCGGCCAGGACCTAACGGAACCCGTAAGTTGTGGCAGATCACCTATGATTACATGACGCAAACTAAAGGCTTGTCTAACCTGATTTGGGTATGGGATATCCAGGATTTCGGGAGCCTTGCCAATGACGTAAACACCTATAACCCGGGTGATGCTTACTGGGATGTTGTGGCACTGGATGTTTACGATGATGGCAGTGGCTTTACCATGGCGAAATACAATGCTGTTGCAAGCGTAGCGGGAAACAAGCCAATGGCTATCGGCGAATGCCAGAAATTGCCTTCCGCAGCCCAACTGGCCGCACAACCCAGATGGACATTCTTTATGGGCTGGTCGGAGCTTGTGTTTGAAAAGAACTCAGAAACTGAAATTTTACACCTCCACTTATCTCCAAGAGTCATTACGCTGGATGAAATGCCAGGCTGGCAACAATAGCATGAAACGTACTATATTTTATATCATAACAGGAACAGCGGTTATACTTTCTTTAACCGCCTGCAAAGTAAAAACAGATACTACTGCGGCTATGGCTACGATGCCTGAAAATGCCACTGGGGTCCGCTTTAAAACACTCGACTACCTCTACCGCATCTCCGGTACTAAAACGATTGCTGGTATTCATAACCGGGAGCCGAACGCTTCTCCTGCCCGCTGGACAGAAGAAATCTATAAAACCACAGGGCAATATCCCGGCTTATGGAGCGGTGATTTTCTTTTTCAGGAGGAAAATATAGCTAATCGAAGTCTCATGATAGAGGAGGCAATTAGACAGTGGGAAAAAGGGGCTGTTATAAATATTATGTGGCATGCCTGCAACCCTGCTTTTGAACAGCCATGCGACTGGAATAACGGCAAAGGTGTATTGAGTAACTTAGATGATGCTCAGTGGAATGAGCTGATTACGGATGGAACCGCTTTGAATATTCGCTGGAAGGTGATGATGGATGAGGTGGCGGTACATTTGAATGTACTAAAGAAGCATGGTGTTGAAGTACTTTGGAGACCCCTGCATGAAATGAACCAGGGGAAATTCTGGTGGGGTGGAAGGCCGGGAGAGAATGGCACCCGCAAGTTGTATCAGATTACCCACGACTACCTGACACATACAAAAGGACTGACAAATTTAATCTGGGTATGGAACGTGCAGGATTTCCCAAACCTTGCTACTGATGTTAATTTGTATAACCCAGGTGATACGTATTGGGATGTGGCTACACTCGATATATATGACCAAAGTGGATTTACGCCTGAAAAATACTCCATTATGGCTGGTGTTGCAGGTGATAAACCAATAGCAATAGGTGAATGCGGTAAGTATCCGACCGCCGCACAACTGGAAGCACAACCTAAATGGACATTTTTTATGGGTTGGTCTGAACTGGTGTATGAAAAAAACACAGAAGAAGATCTGAGGGAGCTTCTGGCAAACGAAAGAGTTTTAACGCTGGATCAGCTACAAGGATGGAATGGCTATAAATCGACAAAATAACTTTATTTACTCCAAATAACTGCAGATCTTTAAAATATCAAGATAAAGCATTTTTAGCATTTTAGCTGTTAATAGGCGCATAACCTGGAGTTAGATTTCCCATACTGTCGCTTTAGAGCTGTAAAAGCTGAGGTGCAGGCGGCATTGGATATGGCTGCTTATGATGCAAAAATGTTTCTTACTTTAAGTGGGTCCTGATGTGTTTAGGGTAAGTAAAACCGGAAAAATAAAAAGCCCTGCCAGTAAATAGCAGGGCTTTTGTTATGAATAGTAGTGAGAATAAATTACTCAGCTACTACATTGAAACGTACAGTGTGCTTTACTTCTTTGTGCAGGTTCAGGCTGGCAGTAAACTCACCAGCTGTTTTAACGTCCTGATCAAAAGAAATACGCTTACGGTCAACATCGAAACCTTTTGCTTTTAGAGCATCAGAAATCTGAAGTGTCGTAACAGAACCAAAGATTTTGCCACTCTCACCCACTTTAGCAGGAATTTCAAGTACAGTCTCACCGATGCTGTTAGCAATCTCCAGCGCGTCGTTCTTGATTTTTTCAGCTTTGTGAGCAGCCTGACGGATGTTTTCAGCTACTACTTTTTTGTTTGAAGCGCTAGCGATAACAGCTAATCCTTGTGGGATAAGGTAGTTACGGCCATAACCTGGCTTCACAGTTACAGTATCGTTTTTATAGCCTAAGCCTTTAACGTCATCTTTAAGTATTACTTCCATTGTGTTACCTCCTTATTTTAAAGAATCAGTTACATATGGTAAAATAGCCAGGTGTCTTGCTCTCGCAACAGCCTGAGATACTTTACGCTGGAATTTCAGGCTGGTACCTGTTAATCTTCTAGGAAGAATTTTTCCTTGCTCGTTTACAAATTTAAGTAAGAAGTTACCGTCTTTGTAATCGATGTATTTGATACCACTTTTCTTGAAACGGCAGTATTTCTGGCGATTCTCTTGTTTGTGGACTTTTTCGTTAACTAAGCTCATTATCCTTTAACCTCCTCTTTTTTAGCTTGTGATTTGAACTCACCTTTTCTTCTGCGCTC contains these protein-coding regions:
- a CDS encoding glycoside hydrolase family 26 protein — protein: MKRTIFYIITGTAVILSLTACKVKTDTTAAMATMPENATGVRFKTLDYLYRISGTKTIAGIHNREPNASPARWTEEIYKTTGQYPGLWSGDFLFQEENIANRSLMIEEAIRQWEKGAVINIMWHACNPAFEQPCDWNNGKGVLSNLDDAQWNELITDGTALNIRWKVMMDEVAVHLNVLKKHGVEVLWRPLHEMNQGKFWWGGRPGENGTRKLYQITHDYLTHTKGLTNLIWVWNVQDFPNLATDVNLYNPGDTYWDVATLDIYDQSGFTPEKYSIMAGVAGDKPIAIGECGKYPTAAQLEAQPKWTFFMGWSELVYEKNTEEDLRELLANERVLTLDQLQGWNGYKSTK
- the rpsR gene encoding 30S ribosomal protein S18; amino-acid sequence: MSLVNEKVHKQENRQKYCRFKKSGIKYIDYKDGNFLLKFVNEQGKILPRRLTGTSLKFQRKVSQAVARARHLAILPYVTDSLK
- a CDS encoding RNA polymerase sigma factor, giving the protein MKDNTTDNSELSLWLAFKRGDEETFIAIYQKYVNVLYKYGTQITSDQDLVKDCIQSLFIELWDRRERLGNTDSIKFYLFKSLKRKIVEELMAQQKKVSMSALEEGYRFDLVMPFEQKLIVSQAESEQKQKLSKVLEQLTKRQREAIYLYFYNEMTYEEVAALMSLKVASVYDLISDGLKKLRSSMNKIDFMYAWLLFMLLRFSSLL
- a CDS encoding RagB/SusD family nutrient uptake outer membrane protein — encoded protein: MKMRTYIATLLLAGVVTGCSLEEEPYGFTSTENFYKTAADATSAIVYAYSILPEIEYYSRNFILVTELPTENVTLKPDAGASEFEIDGLRPRADNEQLTTSWRYAYIGINRANAVIANVPGIGNMEATYRNHVVGEAYFLRALHYFNLVRLFGEAPVRTTPVTSLDQINSPKSSIQEMYNLIIADLENAAELMDMARREGRVNKVAAWGMLAKVYVTLASAKSTNSPGYDFVMNADEMYASAKAYSEKVLYDQSLYSLDPSLKNIFDVTKEDGPEHIFSVSTDRTGPQEGNFSKLPLLFIPSIDGAVFRLEDGTAVMSGWNHLVIEPGHYNSYAANDKRKTELIISKVIVNGTERNLGINDYSRPFTRKFLDPGRVGEQTSVNTPVLRFSDVMLLYAEASGPTAEGYEAMRQIRERAGLGQLQGGLSPQQFRNAVIQERAWELAFEGHRLFDLRRTNKMEEVLVNQHGKAIESGAYFFDIPQREVDANPNL
- a CDS encoding SusC/RagA family TonB-linked outer membrane protein — encoded protein: MSIQLRTTNRKVLLVVATLHLGAFSFPGMAQHQDPFISMRSTDNAAATQKRMLKDVLYEIEERYGVSIIYEGSLLDKFSVVNKPHEHSKIGGKVEDVLKELLQPFNISYKKGDNNIYIIQPLQSEAPAAPDQKVSPSRSHTEKAPKAAVITLRGRVVDEKGEGMPGVTVVLKGTATGVSTDYNGNFTMEVPDQAGILVFSFLGYKIQEVAVGSQTTFNISLEPDSKSLEEVVVVGYGTMAKSDLTGSVASLKGTDLNRTPTSSVDQLLQGKIPGVQVIAPSGEPGAGATIRIRGVSSVRGSNSPLVVVDGFPWGDAGNLKQINPEDIESIEVLKDASAAAIYGSRGANGVILVTTKKGKEGKSRINLSTLTTVSTLANKLDVWSDPVDLAIIDNEARMNAGLQPLFEGADYLGTYYPSIAELRGEDPERPRWPHRVYWPDLVYRNPITHTYTLTATGGNDRTKYSLSGNYYNEQGLAIRNDYKRYNGRVNLEQKLLNNLTAGVNLIMTHTQRNGGGLSAGRSPIFPVYNEDGSYFRIGSLDYNHPLARAYEVLNTNKAIDVLGSLSLNWEINSWLSFRTQVSNKYGSSINDWYEPREATYTGYQFQGFGAIDNWSGNELLNENYFTIQKSFNEVHNLNLVAGYTTQLSTSRGSRLEGRDFVNDVLRNENINTAQEQVATNWLSRSLLNSYIGRATYSLLDRYLFTFTARADGSSKFGPNNKWAFFPSAAIAWKIQEESFMQALPAVSEAKIRLSYGLTGNQGISPYQTLDRLGSGRYFTDGGFQIGFGPGIFDWDGYNKIWSGLPNPSLKWETTSQFNAGIDLGLLNNRFTLTADYYYKHTTDLLRQSYITPSSGYDRIWVNDGIIDNYGLELGLNTQILTGELQWNLGGNITLNRNKVVNIGGGNLFEPNGSTIEMFRSFVGVYMNGQPINAFYGYKTDGIIQTLEEGLEAGLTGSMAYPGEIKYVDLDRNGVIDDKDRTIIGNPNPDFLYSINTNLSYKRFDLSAQLYGVHGNDVFEFNKFSAPSRQLQRWTPDNPSVEYPSVNSARGYYASDFFITDGSFLRVQNIALGYNLKPGLIKGVESMRVYLSGNNLYTFTRFNPGYDPEVSENGQQWGSYPRPRALSLGLNIGF
- a CDS encoding FecR family protein — encoded protein: MNDNYKNADELLANELFVKWLQHPDADTNAYWESWLSRHPEQRGAVEEAKRILQHVAFDDWSLSEEDSQLMLQNILANKNPAVTPPAKQEAKIHHLSNWLSGWNMAAAAAVVLLLLAGVGFYLLSNQQKTLQYATAYGEIKTILLPDSSEVVLNANSKLKWNENWDGTTDRQVWLEGEGFFSVLKKRRATAKEGDVKFTVHTQNMDVEVLGTEFNVKERPSETRVVLNSGKVRLSINALKKEEPVYMEPGESVKLNKNSIEKTLVKAGDFSAWQKRKLVLNNTTVADVANILNDIYGVQVIFRNPLTANRVLNGTLPTNDQAALLNALATTLGVEIQVEGRQVIVHE
- a CDS encoding glycosyl hydrolase, which produces MNRLQYSKIIMGLVFFLSACSGNSGGDAPAPDEKPDKFIPDTPFKTLRYLYSISGDKTVAGMHNREPNATPARWTEQIKTVTGKYPGLWSGDFLFQAENINNRQTMVNEALAQWRKGAIINIMWHACNPALSQPCGWDNNGVLSSLSDEQWAELITDGTSLNNRWKAMMDEVSVYLQFLEDNGVEVLWRPLHEMNQGAFWWGGRPGPNGTRKLWQITYDYMTQTKGLSNLIWVWDIQDFGSLANDVNTYNPGDAYWDVVALDVYDDGSGFTMAKYNAVASVAGNKPMAIGECQKLPSAAQLAAQPRWTFFMGWSELVFEKNSETEILHLHLSPRVITLDEMPGWQQ
- the rplI gene encoding 50S ribosomal protein L9; this translates as MEVILKDDVKGLGYKNDTVTVKPGYGRNYLIPQGLAVIASASNKKVVAENIRQAAHKAEKIKNDALEIANSIGETVLEIPAKVGESGKIFGSVTTLQISDALKAKGFDVDRKRISFDQDVKTAGEFTASLNLHKEVKHTVRFNVVAE